A stretch of Crossiella cryophila DNA encodes these proteins:
- a CDS encoding ABC transporter substrate-binding protein, with protein sequence MANKTLRRGVAVALSTAMVAVTASCSLFGDGGAGARPTLEKTNLRVGILPLVDVAPLYMAKEDGKFAAAGLNIDAIPQDNEKQAMESLRNGTIDIAFASHVTFFKAASEGTDLQLQGEAYQAGTNTMALVTLKNSNFTALNRGVSKPTIGVDALDSIGALTTKSVMNAAGAPNFTLKPMDFSKMEAELTSKQIEAAWMVEPHITRIQKAIGAVVLSDTARGGTLDFPMSGYAAIRKSAEESPKTFAAFRKVLAEAQLLGTNHLKVQEVLVKYAELDNLTAALVAVGTYPVSINPVRLQRVADMMESTRMLNTRLDVLQLLPPSSPVN encoded by the coding sequence ATGGCGAACAAGACGCTGCGACGTGGCGTGGCAGTGGCGCTGAGCACGGCGATGGTGGCGGTGACGGCGAGCTGCTCGCTGTTCGGGGACGGCGGCGCCGGCGCCAGGCCGACGCTGGAGAAGACCAACCTGCGGGTGGGCATCCTGCCGCTGGTGGACGTGGCCCCGCTGTACATGGCCAAGGAGGACGGCAAGTTCGCCGCCGCGGGCCTGAACATCGACGCGATCCCGCAGGACAACGAGAAGCAGGCGATGGAATCCCTGCGCAACGGGACCATCGACATCGCCTTCGCCAGCCACGTGACCTTCTTCAAGGCCGCCTCCGAGGGCACCGACCTGCAGTTGCAGGGCGAGGCGTACCAGGCTGGCACCAACACCATGGCGCTGGTCACGCTGAAGAACTCCAACTTCACCGCGCTCAACCGCGGCGTGAGCAAGCCGACCATCGGTGTGGACGCGCTGGACAGCATCGGCGCGCTGACCACCAAGAGCGTGATGAACGCGGCAGGCGCGCCGAACTTCACCCTCAAGCCGATGGACTTCAGCAAGATGGAGGCGGAACTCACCTCCAAGCAGATCGAGGCCGCCTGGATGGTCGAGCCGCACATCACCCGGATCCAGAAGGCCATCGGCGCGGTCGTGCTCAGCGACACCGCCCGCGGCGGCACCCTGGACTTCCCGATGTCGGGCTACGCCGCGATCCGCAAGTCCGCCGAGGAGAGCCCCAAGACCTTCGCCGCCTTCCGCAAGGTGCTCGCCGAGGCCCAGCTGCTCGGCACCAACCACCTGAAGGTGCAGGAGGTGCTGGTCAAGTACGCCGAGCTGGACAACCTGACCGCGGCCCTGGTGGCGGTTGGCACCTACCCGGTGTCGATCAACCCGGTCCGGCTGCAGCGGGTCGCGGACATGATGGAGAGCACCCGGATGCTCAACACCCGGCTCGACGTGCTCCAGCTGCTGCCGCCCTCCAGCCCGGTCAACTGA
- a CDS encoding nitrate- and nitrite sensing domain-containing protein produces MSTGKPLQSRSVQEAGTARWRLRNWRLRSKLLAVLLIPTVVALVLGGVQVTNEIDQAGRLARLATQAQLQGSVSTLVHQMQRERDLTVRFVASSNDERNDQSPVLDRQRKRVIDATEVLRNQLNEVGPSLDETTRRSYITVVQQLERLNRLRQVAGLTAYPETEILRNYTESIQALLDLGEIAGTQADQPDLIRLQLAAVALGRAKEQVSRKRAILLDILQQKKFEQNQTRQILAADAELEAARNDFRKSATPEQRRQYDDTVTGLIVDVANDMQEAVLQVANSAQTPAAAAFASLQTDRWDMAATLTINLTQRVENSLIEQLKADTAAAAADVRASATTRSILVLAALALAVFLAMLVAYSLLRPLRILRRTALEVADRKLPEAVERILAAPDPAEAAKTAIEPVPVHTREEVGQVARSFDAVHGEAVRLAAEQALLRDNVNAMFVNLSRRSQALVERQLSLIDRLEQDEQDPDQLSSLFELDHLATRMRRNSENLLVLAGTDLTRRLTRPVPVAEVVGAAVSEVEQYARVQVTAVPDLAVMGRAVNDVVHLVAELLDNATAFSDPNTKVTVRTARTRKGELAIEISDRGVGMPEQEINDYNQRLADPPEVDVAVSRRMGLFVVGRLAQRHDIRVRLRNNEDIEGGTTALVVVPAELIQPLSSPAASRTSAGSLFTQSHTGSQPPVLSPYQQTAASVINTGEHRSLFTAANDPVEQSQPSLPPIPPVAEPELPAEISAPVAEEPAEHTDLTVQVFTSRGEQDPAAPPELSAPRDIFQPVVPPAPQPEPEPAPEPEPDPLAERTQAGRSNPIVPRASVTPPAYGALNGTGERPKGVEYDLDAPTERLPIYEAVLSQWFQAVDSEPVGGAAPYLGSDRGDLGLGPVPPVKKQPVPPAPEARPEPKTEQVRLPAPEPKTEQVKAPEPQRPVEPERPVERSAPQPAVPVAKAEPVQAAAPQRRPAVERPAARLQDETVTAHRPATDWHSPGDDGWQAAQAVLSSANSLSAQTTAGLPKRVPKAHLVPGSAAPRQQLPSKAPASGRSADNVRGRMSSFQQGIRRGRHSRIDVLTNESAPNDDETRSNGQARNEEQP; encoded by the coding sequence GTGAGCACGGGCAAACCGTTGCAGTCCAGGTCGGTCCAGGAGGCGGGCACGGCCCGCTGGCGCCTGCGCAACTGGCGACTGCGGAGCAAGCTGCTCGCTGTTCTCCTCATCCCGACGGTGGTCGCCCTCGTGCTGGGTGGCGTCCAGGTGACCAACGAGATCGACCAGGCAGGCCGGCTGGCCAGGTTGGCGACACAGGCCCAGTTGCAGGGCAGTGTGTCCACGCTGGTGCACCAGATGCAGCGCGAGCGGGACCTCACGGTCCGGTTCGTGGCCTCGTCCAACGACGAGCGGAACGACCAGTCCCCGGTGCTGGATCGCCAGCGCAAGCGCGTCATCGACGCCACCGAGGTGCTGCGCAACCAGCTCAACGAGGTCGGGCCCTCACTGGATGAGACCACCCGGCGCTCCTACATCACCGTCGTACAGCAGCTCGAGCGACTGAACCGGCTCCGTCAGGTGGCCGGGCTCACCGCGTACCCCGAGACCGAGATCCTGCGTAACTACACCGAGTCGATCCAGGCCCTGCTGGACCTGGGTGAGATCGCGGGCACCCAGGCCGACCAGCCGGACCTGATCCGGCTGCAGCTGGCCGCGGTCGCCCTCGGCCGGGCCAAGGAGCAGGTCTCCCGTAAGCGCGCGATTTTGCTGGACATCCTCCAGCAGAAGAAGTTCGAGCAGAACCAGACCAGGCAGATCCTGGCCGCGGACGCCGAACTGGAGGCCGCGCGCAACGACTTCCGCAAGTCGGCCACGCCCGAGCAGCGCAGGCAGTACGACGACACCGTCACCGGTCTGATCGTCGACGTGGCCAACGACATGCAGGAGGCGGTGCTCCAGGTCGCCAACTCGGCCCAGACCCCGGCTGCCGCGGCCTTCGCCAGCCTGCAGACCGACCGCTGGGACATGGCGGCGACGCTGACCATCAACCTGACCCAGCGGGTGGAGAACTCGCTCATCGAGCAGCTCAAGGCGGACACCGCCGCCGCGGCCGCCGATGTGCGCGCCTCCGCGACCACCCGTTCCATCCTGGTGCTCGCCGCGCTCGCGCTGGCGGTGTTCCTGGCGATGCTGGTGGCCTACTCGCTGCTGCGCCCGCTGCGCATCCTGCGCCGCACGGCGCTGGAGGTGGCCGACCGCAAGCTGCCGGAGGCGGTCGAGCGGATCCTGGCCGCGCCGGACCCGGCCGAGGCGGCCAAGACCGCCATCGAACCGGTGCCCGTGCACACCCGCGAGGAGGTCGGGCAGGTCGCCCGGTCCTTCGACGCGGTACACGGCGAGGCGGTCCGGCTGGCGGCCGAACAGGCCCTGCTGCGGGACAACGTGAACGCGATGTTCGTCAACCTCTCCCGCCGCTCCCAGGCCCTGGTGGAACGCCAGCTCAGCCTGATCGACCGGCTGGAGCAGGACGAGCAGGACCCGGACCAGCTCTCCAGCCTGTTCGAGTTGGACCACCTGGCCACTCGGATGCGCCGCAACAGCGAGAACCTGCTGGTCCTCGCGGGCACCGACCTCACCAGGCGGCTCACCCGCCCGGTGCCGGTGGCCGAGGTGGTCGGCGCGGCCGTGTCCGAGGTCGAGCAGTACGCCAGGGTGCAGGTCACCGCGGTCCCCGACCTCGCGGTGATGGGCCGCGCGGTCAACGACGTGGTGCACCTGGTGGCCGAGCTGCTGGACAACGCCACCGCGTTCTCCGACCCGAACACCAAGGTCACCGTGCGCACCGCGCGGACCCGCAAGGGTGAGCTGGCTATCGAGATCAGCGACCGCGGTGTCGGCATGCCCGAGCAGGAGATCAACGACTACAACCAGCGGCTGGCCGACCCGCCGGAGGTCGACGTCGCGGTCTCCCGCCGGATGGGCCTGTTCGTGGTCGGTCGGCTGGCCCAGCGGCACGACATCCGGGTCCGCCTGCGCAACAACGAGGACATCGAGGGCGGCACCACCGCGCTCGTGGTGGTCCCCGCCGAACTGATCCAGCCGCTCAGCTCGCCTGCCGCGAGCCGCACCTCGGCCGGATCGCTGTTCACCCAGTCGCACACGGGTTCGCAGCCGCCGGTGCTCTCGCCCTACCAGCAGACCGCCGCGTCGGTGATCAACACCGGCGAGCACCGTTCGCTGTTCACCGCGGCCAACGATCCGGTGGAGCAGAGCCAGCCCTCGTTGCCGCCGATCCCACCGGTGGCCGAGCCGGAGCTGCCCGCCGAGATCAGCGCACCGGTGGCGGAGGAGCCAGCCGAGCACACGGACCTGACCGTGCAGGTGTTCACCAGCCGGGGCGAGCAGGATCCGGCGGCCCCGCCGGAGCTGTCCGCGCCGAGGGACATCTTCCAGCCGGTGGTCCCGCCCGCGCCGCAGCCCGAACCGGAGCCCGCTCCGGAGCCCGAGCCGGACCCGCTCGCCGAGCGGACCCAGGCCGGGCGCAGCAACCCGATCGTGCCGAGGGCGTCGGTCACGCCGCCTGCCTACGGCGCGCTGAACGGGACGGGGGAGCGGCCCAAGGGCGTCGAGTACGACCTGGACGCGCCAACCGAACGGCTGCCGATCTACGAAGCGGTGCTCTCCCAGTGGTTCCAGGCCGTGGACAGCGAGCCGGTCGGCGGGGCAGCCCCCTACCTCGGCTCCGACCGCGGCGACCTGGGCCTCGGTCCGGTCCCGCCGGTCAAGAAGCAGCCGGTGCCACCCGCGCCGGAGGCCCGGCCGGAGCCCAAGACCGAGCAGGTCCGGCTGCCCGCGCCCGAGCCCAAGACCGAGCAGGTCAAGGCGCCCGAGCCGCAGCGGCCGGTGGAGCCGGAACGTCCGGTGGAGCGTTCGGCGCCGCAGCCCGCGGTGCCGGTGGCGAAGGCGGAACCGGTCCAGGCCGCTGCCCCGCAGCGACGCCCGGCGGTTGAACGTCCGGCCGCGCGCCTCCAGGATGAGACGGTGACCGCGCACCGGCCCGCCACCGACTGGCACTCGCCAGGCGATGACGGCTGGCAGGCCGCGCAGGCGGTGCTGAGCAGCGCCAACTCGCTGTCCGCGCAGACCACGGCCGGCCTGCCCAAGCGGGTGCCCAAGGCCCACCTGGTACCGGGTTCGGCGGCGCCTCGTCAGCAGCTGCCGTCGAAGGCGCCGGCATCCGGTCGCTCCGCGGACAATGTTCGTGGGAGGATGTCAAGTTTCCAGCAGGGAATCCGCCGGGGACGACACAGCAGGATCGACGTCCTGACGAACGAGTCGGCGCCGAACGATGACGAGACCCGCTCCAACGGGCAGGCGAGGAACGAGGAGCAGCCGTGA
- a CDS encoding roadblock/LC7 domain-containing protein gives MTESVQQPGSFGWLITDFVRRVPGVAHAVVVSADGLMLAGSEGLPRDRAEQLSAVSSGLISLTAGAARCFEAGEVAQTVVEMERGYLFLMSISDGSCLSVLAAPNCDIGLVAYEMTLLVERVGQQLTPELRAQLHGVVRR, from the coding sequence GTGACCGAGTCAGTCCAACAGCCAGGCAGCTTCGGTTGGTTGATCACTGACTTCGTGCGCCGGGTGCCCGGTGTCGCTCACGCGGTCGTGGTCTCCGCCGACGGTCTGATGCTCGCCGGATCGGAGGGGCTGCCCAGGGACCGGGCCGAACAGCTCTCCGCGGTCTCCTCCGGCCTGATCAGCCTGACCGCGGGGGCCGCGAGGTGCTTCGAGGCCGGTGAGGTGGCCCAGACGGTGGTCGAGATGGAGCGGGGTTACCTGTTCCTGATGTCGATCAGCGACGGGTCCTGCCTCTCCGTGCTCGCCGCGCCGAACTGCGACATCGGCCTGGTGGCGTACGAGATGACCTTGCTCGTGGAGCGGGTCGGCCAACAGCTCACCCCCGAACTGCGCGCCCAGCTGCATGGCGTGGTGCGCAGATAA
- a CDS encoding DUF742 domain-containing protein, protein MTTGSGFTGDRFDYKEWALGGFGYNEPDDDGELRGEHPDTLSPRGGLDGMGSGLFGGPGADLFGGGMVEDSPIPQQAAPGAASAEPDPFTETGSLVRPYTRTGGRTRPDYDLAIEALVSTSDHGRDAAVLPEHRSICGLCLDARSVAEVAAHLRLPLGVVRVLIGDMAGLGLVTIHQGGLVMGDRPSLAFLERVLSGLRRL, encoded by the coding sequence ATGACCACAGGTTCAGGCTTCACTGGCGACCGTTTCGACTACAAGGAGTGGGCGCTGGGCGGCTTCGGATACAACGAGCCGGACGACGACGGCGAGCTTCGGGGCGAGCACCCGGACACGCTGTCGCCGCGCGGCGGGCTGGACGGGATGGGTTCGGGCCTCTTCGGCGGCCCTGGCGCTGACCTGTTCGGCGGCGGGATGGTCGAGGACTCCCCCATTCCCCAGCAGGCCGCGCCGGGGGCCGCCTCGGCCGAGCCGGACCCCTTCACCGAGACCGGTTCGCTGGTGCGCCCCTACACCCGGACCGGCGGGCGTACCCGCCCCGACTACGACCTGGCCATCGAGGCGCTGGTGTCCACCAGTGACCACGGCCGGGACGCCGCGGTGCTGCCCGAACACCGCTCCATCTGCGGGCTCTGCCTGGACGCCCGATCGGTCGCCGAGGTGGCCGCGCACCTCCGCCTGCCCCTTGGCGTCGTGCGGGTGCTCATCGGCGACATGGCGGGGCTCGGGCTTGTCACGATTCACCAGGGCGGCTTGGTAATGGGGGACCGGCCGTCGCTTGCGTTCCTGGAAAGGGTGCTCAGTGGCCTCCGCAGGCTCTAA
- a CDS encoding GTP-binding protein: MASAGSNPRNTPDTRRATTSAKIVVAGGFGVGKTTFVGAVSEIVPLTTEAVMTEASVGVDDLSATPNKVTTTVAMDFGRVSLDSDLILYLFGTPGQHRFWFMWDDLVRGAIGAVVLVDTRRLADAFASIDFFDDRQLPYVVAINCFDGTLHHRVEDVREALTIEEGVPIITCDARSRESTKQALIQLVEHAMRQWMAVRAG; encoded by the coding sequence GTGGCCTCCGCAGGCTCTAATCCCCGCAACACGCCGGACACCCGGCGGGCCACCACCTCGGCCAAGATCGTGGTGGCCGGCGGGTTCGGCGTCGGGAAGACGACATTCGTCGGCGCGGTGTCCGAGATCGTGCCGCTGACCACCGAAGCGGTGATGACCGAGGCCAGTGTCGGGGTCGACGACCTCAGCGCCACGCCCAACAAGGTCACCACCACGGTGGCGATGGACTTCGGTCGTGTCTCACTGGACAGCGACCTCATCCTCTACCTGTTCGGCACCCCCGGCCAGCACCGGTTCTGGTTCATGTGGGACGACCTGGTCCGCGGCGCCATCGGCGCGGTGGTGCTGGTCGACACCCGCAGGCTGGCCGACGCCTTCGCCTCGATCGACTTCTTCGACGACCGGCAACTGCCCTACGTCGTGGCGATCAACTGCTTCGACGGCACGCTGCACCACCGCGTCGAGGACGTGCGCGAGGCCCTCACCATCGAGGAGGGCGTGCCGATCATCACCTGCGACGCCCGCAGCCGGGAGTCCACCAAGCAGGCGCTGATCCAGCTCGTGGAGCACGCCATGCGGCAGTGGATGGCGGTTCGCGCGGGCTGA